The proteins below are encoded in one region of Nakamurella flava:
- a CDS encoding regulator — translation MQLPSLRSGSGPENALKLPVWTRGETNAFFGLAFNILVNVLTLTTLLIVVVQLPTADVLGTVLPALGIALVVGNVYYTVLARRLARRENRSDVTALPYGPSVPHMFIVVFVIMLPIFLATGDPVRAWEAGLAWCFVIGVIVLIGAFIGPFIRRITPRAAMLGTLAGISITFIAMRPAGQIWDAAWIGLPVLGIILVGFFTNIRLPGGIPIGLAALLVGTAIGWIGGYMSVPDVTAAVSNIAVAVPTLHVDLLLNGLSDLAPLLATAIPLGVYNFAEAMSNVESAAAAGDSYNLRSVLLADGAGAIIGSALGSPFPPAVYIGHPGWKEAGGRGSYSMASGLFIAVLCFLGLFGVLATVLPTPAIVPILLYIGLLIGAQAFQAVPRIQAAAVVAALLPNVASWGVGQIDNALSAAGTTAAQVGETALSNAGLVYGGLKTLGEGAVLAGMVLGAIVAFLLERRFYASAIAAGVGAVLSFIGLIHAPQVAWAAAPGVALGYAMLALVLVAFAAWHGTRPAADAVVADQADRKAEAH, via the coding sequence ATGCAGCTTCCCTCCCTGCGCTCGGGGTCGGGCCCCGAGAACGCCCTCAAACTGCCGGTCTGGACCCGGGGCGAGACCAACGCGTTCTTCGGTCTGGCCTTCAACATCCTGGTCAACGTCCTGACCCTCACCACACTGCTCATCGTCGTCGTGCAGCTGCCGACCGCCGATGTCCTCGGTACCGTGCTGCCCGCCCTCGGGATCGCCCTGGTGGTCGGCAACGTCTACTACACGGTTCTCGCCCGGCGGCTGGCGCGCCGCGAGAACCGTTCGGACGTCACGGCTCTGCCCTACGGGCCGAGCGTGCCGCACATGTTCATCGTCGTCTTCGTCATCATGCTGCCGATCTTCCTGGCCACCGGGGATCCGGTGCGGGCCTGGGAGGCCGGCCTGGCCTGGTGCTTCGTCATCGGGGTCATCGTCCTCATCGGCGCGTTCATCGGGCCGTTCATCCGCCGGATCACGCCGCGCGCGGCGATGCTGGGCACCCTGGCCGGCATCTCGATCACCTTCATCGCCATGCGCCCGGCCGGGCAGATCTGGGACGCCGCCTGGATCGGTCTGCCCGTCCTGGGGATCATCCTGGTCGGGTTCTTCACCAACATCCGCCTGCCCGGCGGCATCCCCATCGGTCTGGCCGCCCTGCTGGTCGGCACCGCCATCGGCTGGATCGGCGGATACATGTCGGTCCCCGACGTGACCGCCGCGGTGTCGAACATCGCTGTGGCCGTCCCGACCCTGCACGTCGACCTGCTGCTCAACGGGCTGTCCGACCTCGCCCCACTCCTGGCCACCGCCATCCCGCTCGGGGTCTACAACTTCGCCGAGGCGATGAGCAACGTCGAGAGCGCGGCCGCCGCCGGTGACAGCTACAACCTGCGCAGTGTGCTGCTGGCCGACGGAGCCGGCGCCATCATCGGGTCGGCCCTCGGATCCCCCTTCCCGCCCGCTGTCTACATCGGTCACCCGGGGTGGAAGGAGGCCGGCGGGCGCGGCAGCTACTCGATGGCCAGCGGCCTGTTCATCGCCGTGCTCTGCTTCCTCGGCCTGTTCGGCGTGCTCGCCACCGTGCTGCCCACCCCGGCCATCGTCCCGATCCTGCTGTACATCGGTCTGCTGATCGGAGCCCAGGCCTTCCAGGCGGTTCCCCGCATCCAAGCGGCCGCCGTCGTCGCCGCGCTGCTCCCCAACGTCGCCTCCTGGGGCGTCGGCCAGATCGACAACGCCCTGTCCGCGGCGGGCACCACCGCTGCGCAGGTCGGCGAGACCGCGTTGTCCAACGCCGGTCTCGTGTACGGGGGGCTCAAGACCCTGGGCGAGGGTGCCGTGCTGGCCGGCATGGTGCTCGGCGCCATCGTCGCCTTCCTGTTGGAGAGGCGGTTCTACGCCTCGGCCATCGCGGCGGGGGTCGGTGCGGTGCTGTCGTTCATCGGTCTGATTCACGCGCCACAGGTCGCCTGGGCTGCCGCCCCTGGGGTCGCGCTGGGCTACGCCATGCTCGCGCTCGTCCTCGTCGCTTTCGCGGCCTGGCACGGTACCCGCCCCGCCGCCGACGCCGTCGTCGCCGACCAGGCCGATCGGAAGGCCGAAGCCCACTGA
- a CDS encoding DUF1697 domain-containing protein yields MSEQTLLVLIRGINVGTAKQVGMADLRDALGAAGYVDVRTHLRSGNVLIRTDRSPLMVAGHVEDVLAGPLGVPARVLVRTVSQVRSAVAADPFAADAPDGAKHFLGFLDHVPDSAAVRAVAGLDTAPDRAELIGDHLYLWCPNGISKGPLSRIDWDRRLRVTVTMRNWNTVNKLLELAGA; encoded by the coding sequence ATGTCCGAACAGACGCTGCTGGTTCTGATCCGCGGGATCAACGTGGGCACCGCGAAGCAGGTCGGGATGGCCGATCTGCGGGACGCCCTAGGGGCGGCCGGGTATGTCGACGTCCGAACCCACCTGCGGAGCGGCAACGTGCTGATCCGGACCGACCGGTCGCCGCTGATGGTCGCCGGGCACGTCGAGGACGTCCTCGCCGGACCGTTGGGCGTGCCCGCGCGGGTGCTCGTCCGCACGGTGAGTCAGGTGCGGTCCGCGGTGGCGGCCGACCCGTTCGCCGCCGACGCCCCGGACGGCGCGAAGCACTTCCTCGGCTTCCTGGACCACGTCCCCGATTCGGCGGCCGTGCGGGCCGTGGCCGGGCTGGACACCGCCCCGGATCGAGCCGAGCTGATCGGGGACCACCTCTACCTGTGGTGTCCGAACGGCATCTCCAAGGGTCCCCTGTCGCGGATCGACTGGGACCGCCGGCTGAGGGTGACGGTGACGATGCGGAACTGGAACACCGTCAACAAGCTGCTCGAGCTGGCCGGCGCCTGA
- a CDS encoding LysR family transcriptional regulator: protein MIDVRRLEILRELDRCGTVAATAQAVHLTPSAVSQQLAALAREAGTPMLERDGRRVRLTEAARILLSHAHAIFTRLEHAEADLAAFRRGTGGSVRVGTFNSAIERLGVPAVDVLARDHGIRAELQDVDSDLVADSLLLARGIDVAIMEGEQRLGQPGGVTDPRLQDDHLVDDPMDLLLPMGHRLADRSQVRLADLADDDWILARPGSSYSRIAATACADVGFTPRGRHHTTEFVGLVALVAAGQGVALLPRLVQHVFRHEPVVRKQPADRIPVRRIGLRIRAGTGQQPHIGPTIAAIRSAADALRPGSTAD, encoded by the coding sequence ATGATCGATGTCCGGCGGCTGGAGATTTTGCGGGAGCTGGATCGGTGCGGGACGGTGGCCGCTACCGCCCAGGCCGTGCATCTGACTCCGTCGGCGGTGTCCCAACAGCTGGCGGCGCTGGCCCGGGAGGCCGGGACCCCCATGCTGGAACGGGACGGACGGCGGGTCCGGCTGACGGAGGCGGCCCGGATCCTGCTCAGCCATGCGCACGCGATCTTCACCCGGCTCGAGCACGCCGAGGCGGATCTGGCGGCCTTTCGTCGGGGCACCGGCGGGTCGGTCCGGGTCGGCACCTTCAATTCGGCGATCGAGCGCCTCGGCGTACCCGCCGTCGACGTACTGGCCCGCGACCACGGCATCCGGGCGGAGTTGCAGGACGTCGACTCGGATCTCGTGGCCGACTCCCTCCTGCTGGCGCGTGGGATCGACGTCGCGATCATGGAGGGCGAGCAGCGGCTCGGGCAGCCGGGCGGCGTCACCGACCCACGCCTGCAGGACGACCACCTGGTCGACGACCCGATGGACCTGCTGCTGCCGATGGGGCATCGGCTGGCCGACCGCAGTCAGGTCCGGCTGGCCGACCTGGCCGACGACGACTGGATCCTGGCCCGGCCGGGATCGTCGTACTCACGGATCGCCGCCACCGCCTGTGCCGATGTCGGATTCACCCCGCGCGGTCGGCACCACACCACCGAATTCGTCGGTCTCGTCGCCCTCGTCGCGGCCGGTCAGGGGGTCGCGCTGCTCCCCCGGCTGGTGCAGCACGTCTTCCGTCACGAACCGGTCGTGCGCAAGCAGCCGGCCGATCGGATCCCGGTGCGCCGCATCGGTCTCCGGATCCGGGCCGGGACCGGCCAGCAGCCCCACATCGGTCCGACCATCGCGGCGATCCGCAGCGCCGCCGACGCTCTGCGCCCGGGTTCGACGGCCGACTGA
- a CDS encoding DUF1707 SHOCT-like domain-containing protein, with translation MTIEPGNSVEPTRMRASNDDREQVARTLNTAMAEGRLTPVELAERLDQVYAARTLGELEPLTRDLPEHRPLIPPAISAPESAARSASPNAPAAPVRRIGGAATSSGAVAVMSGAQRKGPWGVPAQFNAVAFWGGVELDLTQATFATPTVTITAVAIMGGIEIVVPDDVTVVCNGVGIMGGFDDKAHVQGPPGAPVIRVNGLAFWGGVEIKRAKPRAVEGDGRISLEK, from the coding sequence GTGACGATCGAGCCCGGCAATTCCGTCGAACCGACCAGGATGCGGGCGTCGAACGACGACCGCGAACAGGTGGCCCGGACGCTGAACACGGCGATGGCCGAAGGCCGACTGACCCCGGTGGAACTGGCCGAACGTCTGGACCAGGTCTATGCCGCCCGGACGCTGGGGGAGTTGGAGCCGCTGACCCGGGACCTGCCCGAGCATCGGCCGCTGATCCCACCGGCGATCTCCGCACCGGAATCGGCGGCCCGGTCGGCTTCTCCGAATGCGCCGGCGGCTCCGGTCCGTCGCATCGGCGGTGCCGCCACCTCGAGTGGGGCAGTCGCCGTCATGTCCGGCGCGCAGCGCAAAGGCCCCTGGGGAGTGCCGGCCCAGTTCAACGCGGTGGCGTTCTGGGGCGGGGTGGAACTGGATCTCACGCAGGCCACCTTCGCCACCCCGACGGTCACCATCACCGCGGTGGCCATCATGGGCGGCATCGAGATCGTGGTGCCCGACGACGTCACGGTCGTGTGCAACGGGGTCGGCATCATGGGCGGGTTCGACGACAAGGCCCACGTGCAGGGACCGCCCGGAGCGCCGGTCATCCGGGTCAACGGGTTGGCGTTCTGGGGTGGGGTCGAGATCAAGCGGGCCAAGCCCCGGGCCGTCGAGGGTGACGGACGGATCTCCCTGGAGAAGTGA
- a CDS encoding Gmad2 immunoglobulin-like domain-containing protein: MTDDALAIRQPQDGDIVGTAIGVAGVGIAFEASWGWRLVGGGRTLAEGMFTAGSGGAMSPFATTLSVPEHGHNGPATVEIWADDPSGAAPRPAGVPVIAISGAAGYRPVRVQAGDTLTAIAERHGSTVERIVAASHLVDPDQIEIDQLLRVPV, from the coding sequence ATGACTGATGACGCGCTAGCGATTCGCCAACCACAGGACGGCGACATCGTCGGCACCGCCATCGGCGTTGCCGGGGTCGGGATTGCGTTCGAGGCCAGCTGGGGCTGGCGGCTCGTCGGGGGCGGACGCACCCTGGCCGAAGGCATGTTCACCGCCGGGTCGGGCGGGGCCATGAGCCCGTTCGCGACCACGCTGAGCGTGCCCGAGCACGGCCACAACGGACCGGCCACCGTCGAGATCTGGGCCGACGACCCGTCCGGCGCGGCCCCGCGTCCCGCCGGCGTCCCGGTGATCGCGATCTCCGGTGCCGCCGGCTACCGTCCGGTTCGGGTGCAGGCGGGTGACACGCTGACCGCGATCGCCGAACGTCACGGTTCCACCGTCGAGCGCATCGTCGCCGCCAGCCACCTCGTCGACCCCGATCAGATCGAGATCGACCAACTGCTGCGCGTTCCCGTCTGA
- the idi gene encoding isopentenyl-diphosphate Delta-isomerase produces the protein MPLSAPTNWLPDEQVVLVDDAGQPIGVAPKSTVHGPTTPRHLAFSCYLFADDGLVPGPSGPTLAAGGAAPRLLMTHRAATKSTFPGVLTNTCCGHPAPGESLVDAATRRLVYELGIDPADVPALDLVLPDFSYRAFDGQVEENEFCPVLIGVVPAGLVTRPRADEVDDVQWWAWADVLAAAADTDSPLSAWARRQVTALDGALRAS, from the coding sequence ATCCCGCTGTCTGCGCCGACGAACTGGCTCCCCGACGAACAGGTCGTCCTGGTCGACGATGCCGGTCAGCCGATCGGTGTCGCCCCCAAGTCCACCGTGCACGGCCCCACAACCCCACGCCACCTTGCCTTCTCGTGTTACCTGTTCGCCGACGACGGTCTGGTACCCGGCCCGTCGGGGCCGACCCTCGCCGCCGGCGGGGCGGCGCCGCGTCTGCTCATGACCCATCGCGCCGCCACCAAGTCGACGTTCCCCGGGGTGCTCACCAACACCTGCTGCGGTCACCCGGCGCCCGGCGAGTCGCTCGTCGACGCCGCCACCCGCCGCCTGGTCTATGAACTGGGCATCGACCCGGCTGATGTTCCCGCGCTGGATCTCGTCCTCCCCGATTTCTCCTACCGGGCGTTCGACGGTCAGGTGGAGGAGAACGAGTTCTGCCCGGTGCTGATCGGTGTCGTCCCGGCCGGCCTCGTGACCCGCCCGCGCGCCGACGAGGTCGACGACGTCCAGTGGTGGGCGTGGGCCGACGTGCTGGCCGCGGCGGCAGACACCGACAGTCCGCTGTCGGCGTGGGCGCGACGGCAGGTCACCGCCCTGGACGGGGCCCTCCGGGCGTCCTGA
- a CDS encoding allophanate hydrolase, with amino-acid sequence MTATAGLAPDTASPPVTPTPEGPGPTLGPSIEDLLTAYRSGERTPTDTVLAVLAAIDERGADGTWITVVERDRLLRRARDMEQHTDPTTLPLYGIPFGVKDSLDVAGLPTTLACPEFAYVPDSTAPAVQRLIDAGAICIGKTNLDQFATGLNGTRTPYPVPRSVYGQGLISGGSSSGSALAVALGQVPFAVATDTAGSGRVPPALNGIVGYKPSRGLLSTVGLVPACRSLDCVTLIAGRVADLTVPFDVMAAVDLDDPYTRERRPDTTPSSDVRVGLPDPDELQFFGDNVMRDAHLTARALLRQVCSTVDAPLAPFTAAGELLYAGPWVAERLTEFRDFVTDHADAIVPVVRDILQGGSRYDALDVFAAQHRLGELKAQVAHLWQQMDVLVLPTIGTTFTVDEVLADPIATNTVLGHYTHFGNLLDLCGVAVPAGLTTDGRPVSLMILGPALADDRILALAAAWSAAIRSTR; translated from the coding sequence ATGACGGCCACGGCCGGGCTCGCCCCGGATACCGCAAGCCCCCCGGTCACCCCGACCCCGGAAGGTCCCGGACCCACCCTCGGCCCGTCGATCGAGGACCTCCTCACCGCCTACCGATCGGGGGAGCGGACCCCCACCGACACGGTCCTCGCCGTGCTCGCCGCCATCGACGAGCGGGGCGCTGACGGGACCTGGATCACCGTCGTCGAACGCGACCGGCTGCTGCGGCGGGCTCGCGACATGGAGCAGCACACCGACCCGACAACCCTGCCGCTGTACGGCATCCCGTTCGGGGTCAAGGACAGTCTCGACGTCGCCGGCCTGCCGACGACGCTGGCCTGCCCCGAGTTCGCGTACGTTCCGGACTCCACCGCCCCGGCCGTCCAGCGGCTGATCGACGCCGGCGCCATCTGCATCGGCAAGACCAACCTCGACCAGTTCGCCACCGGGCTGAACGGCACCCGCACGCCCTACCCGGTACCGCGCAGCGTCTACGGGCAGGGATTGATTTCCGGGGGATCCAGCTCGGGCTCCGCGCTGGCCGTCGCTCTCGGTCAGGTGCCGTTCGCCGTGGCCACCGACACCGCCGGCTCCGGGCGAGTGCCGCCGGCGCTCAACGGCATCGTCGGCTACAAGCCCAGCCGCGGATTGCTCAGCACCGTCGGTCTGGTCCCCGCCTGTCGCTCGCTGGACTGCGTCACCCTGATCGCCGGCCGGGTCGCGGACCTGACCGTGCCGTTCGACGTGATGGCCGCGGTCGACCTCGACGACCCGTACACCCGGGAACGTCGCCCGGACACCACACCGTCGAGCGATGTGCGCGTCGGCCTGCCCGACCCGGACGAGCTGCAGTTCTTCGGCGACAACGTCATGCGTGATGCGCACCTCACGGCCAGAGCGCTGCTGCGGCAAGTGTGCTCGACGGTCGATGCGCCGCTGGCCCCGTTCACCGCGGCCGGTGAACTGCTCTACGCCGGGCCGTGGGTGGCCGAGCGCCTGACCGAGTTCCGCGACTTCGTCACCGACCACGCCGACGCCATCGTCCCCGTGGTCCGCGACATCCTGCAGGGCGGCAGCCGGTACGACGCGCTCGACGTGTTCGCCGCTCAGCACCGACTGGGTGAGCTGAAGGCCCAGGTCGCGCACCTGTGGCAGCAGATGGACGTGCTCGTCCTGCCGACCATCGGGACCACCTTCACCGTCGACGAGGTGCTGGCCGACCCGATCGCCACCAACACCGTGCTCGGCCACTACACGCATTTCGGCAACCTGCTCGACCTGTGCGGTGTCGCCGTCCCGGCCGGACTGACCACCGATGGGCGACCGGTGTCGCTGATGATCCTCGGCCCGGCGCTGGCCGACGATCGCATCCTCGCCCTGGCGGCCGCCTGGTCCGCGGCCATCAGATCCACTCGCTGA
- a CDS encoding GntR family transcriptional regulator — MFAPSLVEVATRRLRDEILSGQLQPGERLIEESIRQRFAISRAPLREALRLLAQQGLVEHLPRRGARVATWSEIDITQLFEVRAVLERHAVVSTFPLTPAPGVDALIEVRRHLQRMRDADAAGDQLGKDDAHRDFHAAIVALAGNRQLDLALEPILLKLQRPMAINLRREAHLVGPEEGLRRHEAILAALETNDAAVILRALTDHGGQRFLAPPAERAGR; from the coding sequence CTGTTCGCCCCCAGCCTGGTCGAGGTCGCCACCCGCCGCCTGCGCGACGAGATCCTCAGCGGTCAGCTGCAACCCGGGGAGCGGCTCATCGAGGAGTCGATCCGGCAGCGTTTCGCCATCAGCCGCGCCCCGTTACGTGAGGCCCTGCGGCTACTGGCCCAGCAGGGGCTGGTCGAGCACCTGCCCCGCCGGGGAGCGCGGGTCGCCACCTGGTCCGAGATCGACATCACGCAGCTGTTCGAGGTGCGGGCCGTGCTCGAACGCCACGCCGTCGTCTCGACGTTCCCGTTGACGCCGGCACCCGGCGTCGACGCACTGATCGAGGTGCGCAGACATCTGCAGCGCATGCGCGACGCCGACGCGGCCGGTGACCAGCTGGGCAAGGACGATGCCCACCGGGACTTCCACGCCGCGATCGTGGCGCTTGCCGGCAACCGCCAACTCGACCTCGCTCTGGAGCCCATCCTGTTGAAGCTGCAGCGCCCGATGGCGATCAATCTGCGCCGCGAAGCGCACCTCGTCGGGCCCGAGGAGGGGCTGCGGCGTCATGAAGCCATCCTGGCCGCGCTCGAGACCAACGACGCCGCCGTCATTCTCCGCGCTCTCACCGATCATGGCGGCCAGCGGTTCCTCGCTCCGCCCGCCGAGCGCGCCGGGCGGTAA
- a CDS encoding CatA-like O-acetyltransferase, giving the protein MGLMPGHRPVVLDTWPRRPHFEHYLRQVPCTFSLTVELDVTDFAAALADSPLKTYPAQIWALATVVNRHEEFRMFVDDDDTPAVWDVVHPSLTVFNPERETFASVWVPYATDLCAFHRAAADLLTTHRSATELFPQGDPPPNTFDVSSLPWTSFTGFTLDIRDGHSHLAPIITLGRYARRDGRTLMPVALQVHHAVADGFHASRLLADFARELADVAAFVRHGG; this is encoded by the coding sequence ATGGGCCTCATGCCCGGTCATCGCCCAGTCGTACTCGACACCTGGCCGCGTCGGCCCCACTTCGAGCACTATCTGCGTCAGGTGCCGTGCACCTTCTCCCTCACGGTCGAGCTCGACGTCACCGACTTCGCGGCTGCCCTGGCCGACTCGCCCCTGAAGACCTACCCCGCACAGATCTGGGCGCTCGCCACCGTTGTCAATCGGCACGAGGAGTTCCGGATGTTCGTCGACGACGACGACACCCCCGCGGTGTGGGACGTGGTGCACCCGAGTCTCACGGTGTTCAACCCGGAGCGGGAGACGTTCGCCAGCGTCTGGGTTCCGTACGCGACCGACCTCTGCGCGTTCCACCGCGCAGCCGCCGACCTGCTGACCACGCACCGGTCGGCGACGGAACTGTTCCCTCAGGGTGATCCCCCGCCGAACACGTTCGACGTCTCGAGCCTGCCGTGGACGTCGTTCACCGGCTTCACCCTCGACATCCGGGACGGGCACAGCCATCTGGCCCCCATCATCACCCTGGGCCGCTACGCCCGGCGGGACGGACGCACGCTCATGCCCGTGGCCCTGCAGGTGCACCACGCCGTCGCGGACGGGTTCCACGCCAGTCGGCTGCTGGCGGACTTCGCGCGTGAACTCGCCGACGTGGCTGCGTTCGTCCGCCACGGAGGCTGA
- a CDS encoding cysteine hydrolase family protein, which produces MSAPLVPAEPSPFPVPLDSTALVIIDMQRDFLLPGGFGETLGNDVDQLAAVVPPLVTLLSAARAAGMTVIHTREGHVPDLSDCPPAKLRRGKPSIRIGDDGPLGRILVRGEYGHDIVDELAPLPGETVLDKPGKGAFYGTDLAGILDRAGITRLIVTGVTTEVCVHTTVREANDRGYDCLVVSDCVGSYFPEFQRIGLEMIKAQGGIFGWVADSAAVRAALPAAPAAVAPGETPLPISASA; this is translated from the coding sequence ATGTCCGCCCCGCTCGTCCCGGCCGAACCCTCGCCGTTCCCGGTGCCGCTGGACTCCACCGCCCTGGTCATCATCGACATGCAACGAGACTTCCTGCTGCCCGGGGGATTCGGCGAGACCCTGGGCAACGACGTCGACCAACTCGCCGCCGTCGTCCCACCCCTGGTCACGCTGCTGTCTGCGGCCCGCGCGGCGGGGATGACCGTCATCCACACCCGTGAGGGCCACGTCCCGGACCTGTCCGACTGTCCACCGGCCAAACTCCGGCGGGGCAAGCCGTCGATCCGCATCGGCGACGACGGGCCCCTCGGCCGCATCCTCGTCCGCGGTGAGTACGGCCACGACATCGTCGACGAGCTGGCCCCGTTGCCCGGCGAGACCGTCCTGGACAAGCCCGGCAAAGGCGCGTTCTACGGCACCGATCTCGCCGGCATCCTCGACCGGGCGGGCATCACCCGCCTCATCGTCACCGGCGTCACCACCGAGGTGTGCGTGCACACCACCGTCCGGGAGGCCAATGACCGCGGATACGACTGCCTGGTCGTCTCCGACTGCGTCGGTTCGTACTTCCCGGAGTTCCAGCGCATCGGTCTGGAGATGATCAAGGCGCAGGGCGGGATCTTCGGCTGGGTGGCCGATTCCGCCGCCGTCCGCGCCGCACTGCCAGCTGCCCCGGCCGCGGTCGCTCCCGGTGAAACCCCCCTTCCCATCAGCGCTTCCGCCTGA
- a CDS encoding DUF3145 domain-containing protein, with protein MTRGVVYVHAAPAPLCPHVEWAISGVVGTRVSLSWTAQPAAPGLLRADIGWRGPVGTAGKLAKALTAWPMLRFEITEEASPGVDGERICQVPGRKVWRSSTSANGDVVVNEDRLRALLAGATSVDVVQHRLNDLLGTDVDAELEPYRRAGEGTAVTWLHQVG; from the coding sequence GTGACGCGAGGTGTGGTGTACGTGCACGCGGCCCCGGCGCCGCTGTGTCCGCACGTCGAGTGGGCCATCAGCGGGGTGGTCGGCACGCGGGTGTCCCTGTCGTGGACGGCTCAGCCGGCTGCGCCCGGGCTGCTGCGCGCCGATATCGGCTGGCGTGGACCCGTCGGCACCGCCGGCAAACTGGCCAAGGCGCTCACCGCCTGGCCGATGCTCCGCTTCGAGATCACCGAGGAAGCCAGCCCGGGAGTCGACGGTGAGCGCATCTGCCAGGTGCCGGGCCGCAAGGTCTGGCGATCGAGCACGTCGGCCAACGGCGACGTCGTCGTCAACGAGGATCGGCTGCGGGCCCTGCTGGCCGGCGCCACCAGCGTCGACGTCGTCCAGCACCGTCTGAACGATCTGCTCGGCACCGACGTGGACGCCGAACTCGAGCCCTACCGTCGCGCCGGGG